TCGGGGAGATCTTTATCGTTACGACGCTGGGGTTGCCGATGGAAACCATTCCTATGTTAGTGGTGCTGGGCACCATTACCGATGCGCCAGCGACGCTGATTAACGTGATTCATGATTTGAATGCGGCACAAATTGTAGAACGCTTCTCCGGGAAAAAATCGGTGAATGCAGAGATAGATGCGACGGCTACGGTAGCCGAGGTTTAACGCAGAATTAAGGATAAGAAAGGTTATGAAAGATTCAGTGAAACTCGAAACTCAGTTGATCATCGCCGGACGCGATAAACGCTATACCCAGGGCGCGGTAAACCCGGTTATCCAGCGTGCCTCTTCGCTGGTGTTTGATACCGTGAAGGACAAAAAATTCGCCACTGCCAATCGTGCAAACGGCGAGCTGTTTTACGGTCGTCGTGGCACTTATACCCACTTTGCGTTCCAGAAGGCAATGAGCGAACTGGAAGGCGGCGTTGGCTGCGCACTCTATCCGTGCGGTGCGGCGGCGGTGACAAACGCGATCCTCGCGTTTGTACAGAGCGGCGATCATCTGCTGATGACTGGCGCGGCGTATGAACCGACGCAGGATTTCTGCAATAAGATCCTGAGTAAATTCAACGTCGAAACGACCTACTACGATCCGATGATCGGTGCCGGAATTGTCGATCTGATCCGCCCTGAAACCAAAGTGGTATTCCTCGAATCACCGAGTTCGATCACGATGGAAGTGCAGGATGTGCCGGGAATGGTGAAGGCGATCCGCGCGGTGAATCCGGACATCGTCATTATGATCGACAACACCTGGGCGGCGGGCGTGCTGTTTAAGGCACTGGACTATGGAGTGGATATCTCGATTCAGGCGGGTACCAAGTACACGATTGGCCACTCCGATGGCATGCTGGGAACGGCGGTATCCAATGCGCGCTGCTGGGAACAATTGCGCGAGAACTCGTATCTGATGGGGCAAACGCTGGATGCTGATACCGCGTATAACGGCAGTCGCGGATTGCGCACGCTGTCGGTGCGCCTGAAGCAGCATCAGGAGAGCAGCATTGAGATTGCGCGCTGGCTTTCGGCACGCGCGGAAGTGGCGCGGGTGAACCATCCGGCGCTGCCGGAGTGTCCTGGGCACGAATACTTCACGCGTGATTTCAGCGGCAGTTCCGGTCTGTTCTCGTTTGTGCTGAAAAAACGACTGACGGATGAGCAGTTAGCAAACTTCCTTGATAACTTCTCGCTGTTCCATATGGCTTATTCGTGGGGCGGGTTTGAGTCGTTGATTC
The DNA window shown above is from Citrobacter farmeri and carries:
- the metC gene encoding cystathionine beta-lyase, encoding MKDSVKLETQLIIAGRDKRYTQGAVNPVIQRASSLVFDTVKDKKFATANRANGELFYGRRGTYTHFAFQKAMSELEGGVGCALYPCGAAAVTNAILAFVQSGDHLLMTGAAYEPTQDFCNKILSKFNVETTYYDPMIGAGIVDLIRPETKVVFLESPSSITMEVQDVPGMVKAIRAVNPDIVIMIDNTWAAGVLFKALDYGVDISIQAGTKYTIGHSDGMLGTAVSNARCWEQLRENSYLMGQTLDADTAYNGSRGLRTLSVRLKQHQESSIEIARWLSARAEVARVNHPALPECPGHEYFTRDFSGSSGLFSFVLKKRLTDEQLANFLDNFSLFHMAYSWGGFESLILANQPEELNSIRPAGDVDFSGTLVRVHIGLEDVGDLIADLEAGFARIT